A single Haloglycomyces albus DSM 45210 DNA region contains:
- a CDS encoding DEDD exonuclease domain-containing protein produces the protein MSRGEPGLRQPTLEEMGVPLQTVTFCVVDLETTGLAADAAGITEIGAVKVRGGEVIGEFSTLVNPGEPIDPRVVRLTGINDDMVADAPKLDSALPAFLEFAGGATLVAHNAGFDIGFLRHACERLELPWPRPPVVDTVHLARKLTDKQETPNRRLKSLARLFGSPTTPNHRALDDARATVAVLHGLIERASGQGVHTDIDLIEFCRAVPSHLQRRKKYLAEDLPHRPGVYIFRDSDDRALYIGVSGNIAKRVRSYFTRGEQRRRMRDMLALAERVEAIVCAHRLEAAVTEFTMIAQGKPPFNRASKYPEHRSWVRLTKETYPRLTVSRKPPDVDEPRLGPTTGTQAQLAVHALEQSLAIRECKHRLSPSKPIQPCFLGEIGQCPQPCDGSIAPEEYRSIVHATGTAMSVGSRDVDRALANKMEHLARQERFEAATERREELYAFQRLSVETQRLREFVRAGQIVVAAPAVAGGWEVAVIRHGFLAGATTTSPGINPMPEIDACVAYANPIETVHDVHDAAHAGQAKLLLNWLLNDGTRIVSTTGEWACEWAPAGN, from the coding sequence ATGAGCCGAGGGGAGCCCGGTCTGCGGCAACCGACCCTGGAGGAGATGGGCGTCCCACTCCAGACGGTCACCTTCTGCGTCGTGGACTTGGAGACGACGGGTCTCGCCGCCGACGCCGCCGGAATCACCGAGATCGGAGCGGTCAAGGTGCGTGGAGGCGAGGTGATCGGAGAGTTCTCGACCCTGGTCAACCCCGGTGAACCCATCGATCCTCGGGTCGTGCGTCTGACCGGAATCAACGACGACATGGTCGCTGACGCCCCGAAGCTGGATTCGGCGCTTCCGGCGTTCTTGGAGTTCGCGGGAGGAGCGACCTTGGTGGCTCACAATGCGGGGTTCGACATCGGCTTTCTCCGACACGCGTGCGAGCGCTTGGAACTCCCCTGGCCACGTCCCCCGGTTGTGGACACCGTGCATTTGGCCCGCAAGCTGACCGACAAGCAGGAGACTCCAAATCGTCGTCTGAAGTCCCTGGCTCGTCTGTTCGGTTCACCGACTACGCCCAATCACCGCGCTCTGGACGATGCCCGAGCGACGGTCGCCGTATTGCACGGTCTAATTGAGAGAGCCTCCGGTCAGGGAGTTCATACCGATATCGATCTGATCGAGTTCTGTCGGGCCGTGCCCTCGCACTTGCAGCGACGCAAGAAATACCTTGCCGAGGATTTGCCGCATCGACCTGGCGTTTATATTTTCCGCGACAGCGATGACCGCGCACTCTACATCGGCGTTTCGGGAAATATCGCCAAGCGGGTGCGCAGTTACTTCACTCGAGGTGAGCAGCGTCGGCGAATGCGCGACATGTTGGCTTTGGCCGAGCGCGTCGAGGCGATCGTCTGCGCGCACCGTCTAGAGGCGGCGGTCACGGAGTTCACCATGATCGCACAGGGCAAACCGCCTTTCAATCGGGCGTCGAAATATCCCGAACACCGTAGTTGGGTCCGCCTGACCAAGGAAACGTATCCACGACTCACCGTTTCACGCAAACCACCCGACGTCGATGAGCCTCGACTGGGGCCTACGACCGGTACTCAGGCACAGTTGGCGGTTCATGCCTTGGAACAGAGCTTGGCGATCCGTGAATGTAAACATCGTCTGTCACCGTCCAAGCCGATACAGCCCTGCTTTCTAGGAGAAATCGGGCAATGTCCACAGCCTTGCGACGGATCGATAGCGCCGGAGGAATACCGCAGCATTGTTCACGCGACCGGTACCGCCATGTCCGTGGGGTCTCGTGACGTCGACCGGGCACTGGCGAATAAAATGGAGCACTTGGCGAGACAGGAGCGATTCGAGGCGGCGACCGAACGACGTGAGGAGCTCTATGCCTTCCAACGTCTCTCCGTCGAAACTCAGCGGCTGCGCGAATTCGTACGGGCCGGTCAGATTGTGGTCGCCGCACCCGCTGTCGCGGGCGGTTGGGAAGTGGCGGTGATCCGGCACGGTTTTCTTGCCGGCGCCACAACCACTTCCCCAGGAATCAATCCCATGCCCGAGATCGACGCGTGTGTTGCCTATGCGAACCCGATTGAGACCGTCCACGACGTCCACGACGCCGCGCACGCCGGCCAGGCTAAACTCCTGTTGAATTGGCTTCTCAACGACGGCACGCGCAT
- a CDS encoding transglutaminaseTgpA domain-containing protein, which yields MRLTTTIAISFWLSLLPLLTVFKGFGWIFTTIVAMLFIHGTGALVRWRGWSIWLQAIAVLMSALSAATLMTAAHVSLIVVPLPATFSHWQSEISLALTEILYLQWPVEYSGAVMTLAILAVIVLMALHELIVGVLRLPVLSVAPLFAPFGLLMSVSEEPVLVLWFITSALAYMWVLSSDHLTRIHDFGIRFRTQGGPGQEFSATPMGNSGRLWTIPVLMVSILAVTLMDIPTTGLLSHADRYVSDSGGGAGRVKSWARLSGTLNRDEEQELLRLKTDDPSPPYLRMHVADEISDNGFTADTRDPQKPLNSATFDNADVDKAWVASVTNVGMYDEAIPLPRTFRNLDGLNTEWGYESDSETVRSADNDMSSVDEYTFQYGMPNPNADNLRALGSSLDYDDDVQRYLTHPDVPELANRVDEITAEESTAYDRVRAIQRHLSASNGFSYALETAPEGNESAILDFLDNKQGYCQQYASAMAWLAREAGVASRVVIGLTPGEKEDDEWVVTSNNYHAWVELYFPEHGWLTFDPTPSVGVEGDQNFAWENSISDSDRVGGSESDPVEDDDTERDASEPENESETAVPDQEEASDAVTGADRQTGLDQRANLPWPWLVGTALLALLLIAVSAVRPWRRRRRLRWRHISAETAWAEVVDTHRDLGGHVASGDSPRTVARQWSLDYPVAAEAFERLCIAVEQQRYAPEGTFEETDLAGIVTAIRRAMNAQASRRRRVRNRFIAPTTFFPTKTTVAEARDDTGGPVHVGSAA from the coding sequence ATGCGTCTGACCACTACCATCGCGATCTCGTTCTGGCTGTCGCTCCTTCCATTGTTGACAGTGTTCAAGGGTTTCGGCTGGATCTTCACCACCATTGTGGCCATGCTCTTCATACACGGGACCGGCGCGCTCGTGCGTTGGCGCGGTTGGAGCATCTGGCTACAGGCCATAGCGGTCCTCATGAGCGCTTTGAGCGCGGCCACCCTGATGACGGCCGCGCACGTCAGCCTGATCGTCGTACCGCTTCCCGCGACGTTTTCCCACTGGCAGAGCGAGATCTCACTCGCATTGACCGAAATCCTCTACCTACAATGGCCCGTCGAGTACTCCGGCGCGGTCATGACCCTGGCGATATTGGCCGTGATCGTCTTGATGGCCCTACACGAACTCATCGTGGGGGTCCTACGCCTCCCGGTGTTGAGCGTCGCCCCGTTGTTCGCCCCCTTTGGACTGCTGATGTCCGTATCGGAGGAGCCGGTCCTGGTGCTGTGGTTTATCACCTCCGCCTTGGCCTACATGTGGGTGTTGAGTTCCGATCACCTCACGCGAATTCACGATTTCGGTATTCGGTTTCGCACCCAGGGAGGACCAGGGCAGGAGTTTTCGGCCACTCCGATGGGAAACAGTGGTCGCCTGTGGACGATTCCCGTGCTTATGGTGTCGATACTGGCGGTGACGCTCATGGATATTCCCACGACCGGACTACTCAGCCACGCCGACCGGTATGTCTCGGATTCAGGCGGCGGAGCCGGTCGGGTCAAGTCCTGGGCCAGGCTGTCCGGCACCCTCAATCGGGACGAGGAACAGGAGCTGCTTCGGCTCAAGACCGACGATCCGTCACCGCCGTACCTTCGGATGCACGTGGCGGACGAGATCTCAGACAACGGCTTCACCGCCGATACTCGTGACCCTCAGAAACCCTTGAATTCGGCCACCTTCGACAACGCCGACGTAGATAAGGCATGGGTGGCTTCGGTAACGAACGTGGGGATGTACGACGAGGCCATCCCCCTGCCTCGAACATTTCGCAACCTTGACGGCTTGAATACCGAATGGGGATACGAATCGGACAGTGAGACGGTACGTAGCGCGGACAACGACATGTCGTCGGTCGACGAATACACGTTTCAATACGGGATGCCGAACCCCAATGCCGACAACCTGCGTGCGTTGGGCTCCAGCCTGGATTATGACGACGACGTCCAGCGCTATCTGACACACCCGGACGTTCCGGAACTGGCAAACCGGGTCGACGAGATCACCGCGGAGGAATCCACCGCCTACGACCGGGTGCGTGCGATCCAGCGGCATCTGTCCGCCAGTAACGGATTCAGTTACGCCTTGGAAACCGCCCCGGAGGGCAACGAATCGGCGATCCTCGACTTTCTGGACAACAAACAGGGCTACTGCCAGCAGTACGCGAGCGCCATGGCGTGGCTCGCGCGGGAGGCCGGAGTCGCCTCTCGGGTCGTCATCGGGTTGACTCCGGGTGAAAAAGAGGACGATGAGTGGGTCGTTACCAGTAATAACTATCATGCCTGGGTCGAGCTGTACTTCCCGGAGCACGGTTGGTTGACCTTCGACCCGACGCCGTCGGTCGGCGTGGAGGGAGACCAGAATTTCGCCTGGGAGAATTCCATTTCCGATTCGGATCGCGTCGGGGGTTCGGAGTCGGACCCCGTGGAAGACGACGATACCGAACGCGATGCGAGCGAACCTGAGAACGAGAGCGAAACGGCCGTCCCCGACCAGGAGGAGGCGAGCGATGCCGTCACGGGAGCCGATCGTCAAACGGGTCTGGATCAGCGGGCCAATCTGCCGTGGCCGTGGCTGGTGGGCACGGCGCTATTGGCTCTACTACTGATCGCCGTCTCCGCCGTCCGCCCGTGGCGACGACGCCGACGGCTGAGGTGGCGGCACATCTCGGCGGAAACGGCCTGGGCGGAAGTCGTCGATACCCACCGCGACCTCGGTGGTCACGTGGCGTCGGGGGACAGTCCTCGCACTGTGGCCCGGCAGTGGAGCCTCGACTACCCGGTGGCCGCCGAAGCGTTCGAAAGGCTGTGTATCGCCGTCGAACAACAGCGCTACGCACCGGAAGGAACGTTCGAAGAGACCGATCTCGCCGGTATCGTCACCGCTATTCGCCGTGCTATGAACGCCCAGGCGAGTCGGCGCAGGCGTGTGCGAAACCGCTTCATCGCGCCGACGACGTTTTTTCCGACTAAAACGACTGTGGCCGAAGCCCGGGACGACACCGGCGGGCCGGTACATGTCGGTTCGGCGGCGTAG
- a CDS encoding DUF58 domain-containing protein, which yields MWITRRGLALLGMGILLISAAFVIGERDLALIGAFLCTLPLFVWAVMVFRRPHLRFERSLHPTQVSIDESTTIGIDIHNDGRTASTTVLLEDRLPPRLHESPRLIVERLPARSATRMNYSLQAQRRGIFPLGPIRTRVSDPFGMVKHTSVTPVMDDLVVTPRLQALRGRSLVGGSGFNTGTSSSHIAVSGDDDIAVREYRRGDDLRRVHWKSSARRGELMVRREEQTWEKSAVLWLDTRAEAFGTDSNGPVFEWMVSACASVAACLAGNGKVPDLLANGAVVPGGTSPAILRHLATVEDNDHHGTASWNAVFELTEAMREGVSLVAFLGDITDEEAQLVAATATGGGDRIAFCAQGTNRGWARLREAGWSVRCVTADSDLPRLWQELGSVGSNGV from the coding sequence GTGTGGATCACCCGAAGGGGACTCGCGCTACTCGGGATGGGGATACTTCTCATCTCCGCCGCCTTCGTGATCGGAGAGCGGGACCTGGCACTGATCGGAGCGTTCCTCTGTACTCTGCCTCTGTTCGTATGGGCGGTAATGGTCTTTCGCCGGCCCCACCTGCGATTTGAACGCTCTCTCCATCCGACCCAGGTATCAATCGATGAATCCACCACAATCGGCATTGACATCCACAACGACGGACGTACCGCCTCCACCACCGTATTGTTGGAAGACCGCCTGCCACCCCGGCTACACGAGTCGCCACGCCTGATCGTCGAGCGCTTGCCCGCCAGGTCGGCGACTCGCATGAACTATTCACTCCAGGCTCAACGACGCGGAATCTTTCCACTCGGCCCCATCCGAACCCGCGTGAGCGATCCCTTTGGAATGGTGAAGCACACCTCGGTAACGCCGGTCATGGACGATCTGGTCGTTACCCCTCGTTTGCAGGCTCTGCGCGGTCGCTCGCTCGTCGGTGGAAGCGGATTCAACACGGGTACCAGCTCGAGTCACATCGCCGTCAGCGGCGACGACGATATCGCGGTTCGCGAATACCGCAGAGGTGATGATCTCCGTCGCGTGCATTGGAAGTCCAGCGCCCGTCGGGGCGAACTCATGGTGCGACGTGAGGAGCAGACCTGGGAGAAGAGCGCGGTCCTGTGGCTGGACACTCGGGCCGAGGCGTTCGGAACGGACTCCAACGGTCCCGTCTTCGAATGGATGGTGAGTGCCTGCGCCTCGGTAGCGGCCTGCTTGGCCGGCAACGGAAAAGTACCAGATCTCCTCGCCAACGGCGCTGTCGTACCGGGCGGCACCTCTCCGGCCATCTTGCGACACTTGGCCACCGTCGAGGATAATGATCACCACGGCACGGCTTCGTGGAACGCGGTTTTCGAATTGACCGAAGCAATGCGAGAAGGAGTGTCACTCGTGGCCTTCCTGGGCGACATCACCGACGAAGAAGCTCAATTGGTCGCCGCCACGGCAACAGGCGGCGGTGACCGGATCGCATTCTGCGCCCAGGGCACCAACCGGGGTTGGGCGCGACTGCGGGAAGCGGGTTGGTCCGTCCGGTGTGTGACGGCGGACAGTGATCTTCCGCGGCTGTGGCAGGAATTGGGTTCTGTGGGATCGAACGGGGTGTGA
- a CDS encoding AAA family ATPase — protein sequence MADRVIDNIESVISGKRSSISLAFTVLLAEGHLLLEDVPGVGKTQLAKALAASIECDVNRIQFTPDLLPSDVTGVSVYDQDKREFVFKEGAVFSHLVIGDEINRASPKTQSALLECMEERQVTVDGTTHPLTSPFMVIATQNPIDMEGTYPLPEAQRDRFTARLSLGYPDTATEVGILDKHGVDNPLRSLRPVCDAVTVVRMTEAARHVHVVDELKQYTVSLVNATRRAKEIRLGASPRASLQLLRCARVWAALQGRHYVIPDDIQYLMGPVIAHRLVLTTEASVAGLKADTICREIVNRIPLQRS from the coding sequence ATGGCCGACCGTGTCATCGACAATATTGAAAGTGTCATCAGCGGAAAACGCAGCTCGATAAGTCTCGCTTTCACCGTTCTTCTCGCCGAGGGCCACCTGCTCCTCGAGGACGTTCCGGGAGTCGGCAAGACCCAGCTGGCCAAAGCTCTGGCGGCATCAATCGAATGCGATGTCAACCGCATCCAATTCACCCCGGATCTACTCCCCAGCGACGTCACCGGAGTGAGCGTTTACGATCAGGACAAGCGTGAATTCGTGTTCAAAGAGGGAGCCGTCTTCTCCCATTTGGTCATCGGCGACGAGATCAACCGCGCCAGCCCCAAGACTCAATCCGCCCTTCTGGAATGCATGGAAGAGCGTCAGGTGACCGTCGACGGCACAACGCACCCCTTGACATCACCGTTCATGGTCATTGCCACGCAGAACCCCATCGACATGGAGGGAACGTATCCGCTGCCGGAAGCGCAGCGCGACCGCTTTACGGCTCGCCTGTCACTGGGATACCCGGATACGGCAACCGAGGTGGGTATCCTCGATAAACACGGCGTGGACAATCCCCTTCGGTCCCTTCGACCTGTGTGCGACGCCGTGACCGTGGTGCGTATGACCGAAGCCGCACGCCACGTCCACGTCGTCGACGAACTGAAACAATATACCGTCAGCCTCGTCAACGCCACCCGACGTGCCAAAGAGATCCGCCTCGGCGCGAGCCCACGCGCCAGTCTGCAGCTTTTGCGGTGTGCCCGTGTATGGGCGGCGTTGCAGGGACGGCACTACGTCATACCCGACGACATTCAGTACCTCATGGGTCCGGTCATCGCTCACCGCCTCGTCCTGACGACGGAAGCGTCGGTGGCGGGCCTCAAGGCGGACACGATCTGCCGCGAAATCGTGAACCGTATTCCTCTGCAACGTAGCTGA
- the leuS gene encoding leucine--tRNA ligase: protein MSEPKHRYDAGLAGEIEPRWQDYWENEATFDTPNPAGSLADSQHPRADAPKKFVMDMFPFPSGAGLHVGHPLGYIATDVYSRYLRMAGYNVLHPMGYDSFGLPTEQYAVTSGRQPAEITAENIDRYRAQLRRIGMGYDNRREFATSDPSFYKWTQWVFLQIFNSYYDERADAARPIEELIEQFEQGRRSVPGEREWDDLSAVERRRIIDEHRLAYVTEAPVNWCPGLGTVLSNEEVTADGRSERGNFPVFTRKLKQWMMRITAYSERLLRDLEILEWPESIKIMQRNWIGKSEGAFIDFSTYAGDIRVFTTRPDTLWGSTYMVLAPEHELVDSLTAESWPAGIPSEWTGGYETPGAAIAAYRAEAARKTDVERQADAKDKTGVFIGGYATNPVNGEQIPVFIADYVLAGYGTGAIMAVPAHDDRDFAFARAFDIPIRQVVSDGTDWDGSAALTDTESGVVVNSDILDGLNVEAAKRRIIDWLSEHGRGEGTTTYRLRDWLFSRQRYWGEPFPIVYDESGLPVAVPEEQLPVTLPEMDDFSPATFAADDVTSAPEPPLGRAKDWVTVEMDLGDGTKTYTRELNTMPNWAGSSWYELRYTDPSNPDQVADSENESYWMGPQENVPSGGVDLYVGGAEHAVLHLLYARFWHKVLYDLGHVSSPEPFARLFNQGYIQAYAYTDARGVYVPAHEVEERDGRYFHQGEEVKREYGKMGKSLKNVVTPDEICRDYGADTFRVYEMSMGPLEVSKPWETRAIVGSYRFLQRLWRNIVDEETGDIKVVDAEADEETLKAMHQAVKGVRDDYFNLRMNTAVAKLITFNNHLVGLTRLPRAVAETMVQLTAPMAPHICEELWRRLGHTGTIAYVDFPVADENYLVEDTVTYPVQVNGKVRSRIEVATDAERDAIEAAALADEKIQSSVNGKEVKKVIVVPNRMVSVVVAG, encoded by the coding sequence ATGAGTGAACCTAAACACCGTTATGACGCCGGGTTGGCCGGCGAGATCGAGCCGCGCTGGCAGGATTATTGGGAGAACGAAGCCACCTTCGACACCCCGAACCCGGCGGGGTCGTTGGCCGATTCACAACATCCTCGTGCCGATGCCCCAAAGAAGTTTGTTATGGACATGTTCCCGTTCCCTTCGGGGGCGGGTTTGCACGTCGGTCATCCCCTGGGGTACATAGCCACCGACGTGTACTCGCGTTACCTGCGCATGGCGGGTTACAACGTTCTGCACCCGATGGGGTACGACTCCTTTGGACTGCCGACGGAACAGTATGCGGTGACCTCCGGGCGTCAGCCGGCCGAAATCACCGCCGAAAACATCGATCGTTACCGGGCGCAGTTGCGACGGATCGGGATGGGCTATGACAATCGTCGCGAGTTCGCCACTTCGGATCCGTCGTTCTATAAATGGACCCAGTGGGTCTTTCTGCAGATCTTCAATTCCTATTACGACGAACGGGCCGATGCGGCTCGCCCGATCGAAGAGTTGATCGAGCAGTTCGAACAGGGGCGTCGGTCGGTTCCCGGGGAACGCGAATGGGACGATCTGAGTGCGGTGGAGCGCCGCCGGATCATCGATGAGCACCGGTTGGCCTATGTCACCGAAGCGCCGGTGAACTGGTGCCCCGGTCTGGGGACGGTGCTGTCCAATGAAGAGGTCACCGCTGACGGGCGCAGTGAGCGCGGTAATTTCCCCGTCTTCACCCGCAAACTGAAGCAGTGGATGATGCGGATTACGGCCTATTCGGAGCGTCTGCTGCGCGACCTGGAGATTCTGGAGTGGCCGGAGTCGATCAAGATTATGCAGCGCAATTGGATCGGAAAATCCGAAGGCGCCTTCATCGACTTCTCGACCTATGCCGGCGACATCAGGGTCTTCACCACCCGCCCCGACACCTTGTGGGGCTCCACCTATATGGTGTTGGCTCCCGAGCATGAACTGGTCGATTCGCTGACCGCCGAATCGTGGCCGGCGGGCATTCCGTCGGAATGGACCGGAGGCTATGAGACGCCGGGCGCCGCGATAGCGGCGTACCGGGCGGAAGCGGCGCGGAAGACGGATGTGGAGCGTCAGGCCGACGCCAAGGACAAGACCGGTGTGTTCATCGGTGGGTATGCGACCAATCCGGTGAACGGTGAACAGATCCCCGTCTTCATCGCCGATTACGTTCTGGCCGGTTATGGGACGGGCGCGATCATGGCCGTTCCGGCACACGATGATCGTGACTTCGCGTTCGCGCGGGCGTTTGACATTCCCATTCGACAGGTCGTGTCGGACGGTACGGATTGGGACGGGTCCGCCGCGCTGACCGATACCGAGTCCGGAGTGGTGGTCAACTCCGACATTCTGGACGGATTGAACGTCGAAGCGGCGAAGCGTCGGATCATCGATTGGTTGAGCGAGCACGGTCGGGGCGAAGGTACGACGACCTACCGACTGCGGGATTGGCTGTTCAGTCGGCAACGGTACTGGGGCGAGCCGTTCCCCATCGTCTACGACGAGTCCGGATTGCCGGTGGCGGTTCCGGAGGAGCAATTGCCGGTAACGCTGCCGGAGATGGACGATTTCAGCCCGGCCACCTTTGCCGCCGACGATGTGACCTCCGCTCCGGAACCACCGTTGGGTCGAGCCAAGGACTGGGTCACGGTGGAGATGGACCTGGGTGACGGAACCAAAACCTACACGCGCGAATTGAACACCATGCCCAACTGGGCGGGGTCCTCCTGGTACGAACTGCGTTACACCGATCCGAGCAATCCCGATCAGGTTGCCGATTCGGAGAATGAATCGTATTGGATGGGGCCGCAGGAGAACGTTCCGAGCGGCGGAGTCGACCTGTACGTCGGCGGAGCCGAACATGCGGTACTGCATTTGTTGTACGCGCGTTTTTGGCACAAGGTTCTGTACGACCTGGGGCATGTGTCGAGCCCGGAACCGTTCGCGCGTCTGTTCAACCAGGGCTACATTCAGGCCTACGCCTATACCGACGCCCGCGGGGTGTACGTTCCCGCTCATGAGGTGGAGGAACGCGATGGTCGTTACTTCCATCAAGGCGAAGAGGTCAAGCGGGAATACGGCAAGATGGGCAAGTCGTTGAAGAACGTGGTGACTCCGGACGAGATCTGTCGTGACTACGGTGCCGACACGTTCCGGGTCTATGAGATGTCCATGGGCCCCTTGGAAGTGTCGAAGCCTTGGGAGACGCGCGCGATCGTGGGCTCGTATCGATTCCTGCAGCGTCTGTGGCGGAACATCGTCGATGAGGAGACCGGCGACATCAAGGTGGTTGACGCGGAGGCGGACGAAGAGACGCTGAAGGCGATGCACCAGGCCGTCAAGGGAGTTCGCGACGACTACTTCAACCTGCGGATGAACACCGCGGTGGCCAAGTTGATCACCTTCAACAATCATTTGGTCGGCCTGACGCGACTGCCTCGTGCCGTGGCGGAGACGATGGTGCAGTTGACCGCCCCAATGGCTCCGCATATCTGTGAGGAACTGTGGCGGCGTCTGGGACACACGGGCACGATCGCGTATGTGGACTTCCCGGTCGCCGATGAGAATTACTTGGTGGAAGATACGGTGACCTACCCCGTTCAGGTGAACGGCAAGGTCCGGAGCCGCATCGAAGTGGCCACCGACGCCGAACGCGATGCGATCGAGGCCGCGGCACTGGCCGACGAAAAAATCCAGTCCTCGGTGAACGGTAAGGAGGTCAAGAAGGTGATCGTGGTTCCCAACCGCATGGTTTCGGTTGTGGTGGCGGGATAG
- a CDS encoding cell division protein FtsQ/DivIB, whose amino-acid sequence MAAAAVVLVALTVAAALYSPLFAIKNIRVEGAHFVDVDEIRRIAGPHKDENLFRFDASGLAEELVRLPEVKSVEIVRSVPDSVAIEVMERRPYFAVRDDDGYIMADDQGVAFATVDNTAEVQWMVEIDDLSILEKVAVPLREILTELPTSIASQVETVHVTSLEATTLKLTDRRVIRWGDDSENEMKSRVSLALLQQGHHEIDVSAPRAPTIS is encoded by the coding sequence TTGGCCGCCGCCGCAGTCGTATTGGTGGCGTTGACCGTGGCGGCCGCGTTGTATTCGCCTCTATTCGCGATTAAGAACATTCGGGTGGAGGGCGCGCACTTTGTCGATGTGGACGAAATTCGGCGCATCGCCGGACCCCATAAGGACGAGAATCTTTTTCGTTTTGACGCTTCGGGTTTGGCCGAGGAATTGGTGCGTCTCCCGGAGGTGAAATCGGTCGAAATAGTTCGGAGCGTTCCCGATTCCGTAGCGATCGAGGTCATGGAACGTCGGCCCTACTTTGCCGTGCGAGACGACGACGGTTATATCATGGCTGATGATCAAGGTGTTGCCTTTGCGACCGTTGACAACACGGCAGAAGTACAGTGGATGGTTGAAATTGACGACCTTTCAATTCTGGAGAAAGTAGCGGTGCCCCTTCGGGAAATTTTGACCGAACTCCCCACATCGATTGCTTCGCAGGTAGAAACTGTTCATGTGACCTCCCTTGAGGCAACCACATTGAAATTGACCGACAGGCGCGTTATACGCTGGGGAGATGACAGTGAGAATGAGATGAAGTCTCGAGTTTCTCTGGCGTTGTTGCAACAAGGGCATCATGAGATTGATGTCAGCGCTCCGCGTGCGCCGACGATAAGTTAG
- the ftsZ gene encoding cell division protein FtsZ, with amino-acid sequence MTAPHNYLAVIKVVGIGGGGVNAVNRMIEAGLKGVEFIAINTDAQALLMSDADVKLDVGRELTRGLGAGANPEVGAKACEDHRDEIEEVLKGADMVFVTCGEGGGTGTGGAPVIANIARKAGALTIGVVTRPFAFEGKRRQTQAVTGIEDLRSECDTLIVIPNDRLLHLGDRGISMMDAFRLADQVLLSGVQGITDLITTPGLINLDFADVKSVMSGAGSALMGIGSARGENRAVEAARAAIESPLLEQSMEGAQGVLLSIAGGSDLGLFEINDAAELVSDCAHADANIIFGAVIDDALGEETRVTVIAAGFDSEDDQFEIAEPKRLSISDSSESGSDSSGGESDSRSDSNPSNTPEPRKVLFDDVDVPDFLKNGS; translated from the coding sequence ATGACAGCACCGCATAACTACCTCGCAGTCATCAAAGTCGTCGGTATTGGAGGTGGCGGCGTCAACGCGGTCAACCGCATGATCGAAGCTGGACTCAAAGGAGTTGAGTTTATCGCGATCAACACCGACGCACAGGCATTGCTTATGAGCGATGCCGATGTGAAGCTCGATGTGGGTCGTGAATTGACTCGAGGCCTTGGGGCCGGAGCCAATCCCGAAGTCGGGGCAAAGGCGTGCGAGGACCACCGCGATGAAATCGAAGAAGTCCTCAAGGGTGCCGACATGGTATTCGTAACCTGCGGTGAAGGTGGTGGAACCGGAACCGGTGGGGCACCGGTCATCGCCAACATCGCCCGCAAGGCCGGGGCGTTGACGATAGGCGTCGTGACACGTCCGTTCGCATTCGAGGGCAAACGCCGGCAGACCCAGGCGGTCACCGGAATAGAGGATCTACGGTCCGAATGCGACACACTGATCGTCATTCCCAATGATCGTCTTCTGCACCTGGGTGATCGTGGAATATCCATGATGGATGCATTCCGTCTTGCCGACCAGGTTCTACTCTCAGGTGTTCAGGGAATAACAGATCTGATTACCACCCCAGGCCTGATCAACCTGGACTTCGCCGACGTCAAGAGCGTCATGAGTGGGGCGGGATCGGCCCTCATGGGCATAGGCTCGGCGAGAGGGGAGAATCGCGCTGTCGAAGCGGCGAGGGCGGCCATCGAGTCGCCCCTGCTGGAACAGAGCATGGAAGGCGCACAAGGCGTACTGCTGTCGATCGCCGGAGGTTCGGATCTAGGTCTCTTCGAGATCAACGATGCCGCCGAACTGGTCAGCGACTGCGCGCACGCCGACGCCAACATCATCTTCGGAGCCGTCATCGATGACGCTCTCGGGGAGGAAACCCGGGTCACGGTCATCGCCGCCGGATTCGACAGCGAGGACGATCAATTCGAGATCGCGGAGCCCAAGCGGCTCTCCATTTCCGACTCCTCGGAATCCGGATCGGATTCCTCAGGTGGCGAAAGCGACTCCCGTTCCGACTCCAATCCGTCGAACACGCCCGAACCGCGTAAGGTTCTCTTTGATGACGTCGATGTACCCGACTTTCTCAAAAACGGATCCTAA